The Leucoraja erinacea ecotype New England chromosome 8, Leri_hhj_1, whole genome shotgun sequence nucleotide sequence gtgttcggcacggactagaagggccgagttggcctgtttccatgctgtaattgttatacggttataccAGACATGGTAGAGGCATTGGAGAAGGCGCAGAAGTATTTTACCAGGATACTGCTGGGATTAGATGGCATTGCAatgctgaactacaatctacctcttcggtgaccctcggaatatccttgattggactttgctggctttaccttgcactaaacattatcccattatcaagtatctatacactgtaaaaggctcgattgcaatcatgtattgtctttctgctgactggatagcacgcaacaaaagcttttcactgtacctcggtacacttgacaataaactttaCCTAAAATAAGGGGAGGTTGGATAAATTATCATTCTTCATTACTATTACTCTGTGTTTGCATCAATCTTTCTCTTTCAAACATGTTCCCACTTTTTATGGACTATTTAACTACCGAGTATTTCAAGTAAATTGAAAACGTGGCTTAAtcacaattcttgatttaaatcaCATTTCAGAATGTACTGGATTTTCACCAAAACCCCAAAAAATCATAAAATAAATGATTACCTGTATGAGATCTCTTGTGATATATCAACATGTGATTCTGTGTGAACCTGGCACCACATTCATCACAGGCAAAAGGCTTTTCGCCAGTATGCACCCTTAAGAGTGCACAAAAGAGAGACATGAATCTTATAAATATTGTCCAAAGTATTCTCAATATTCAAAGATAAAATTCCAAACATTGTACACATCAGACTTCAAATAAATTACATTGAACCTTATATTATAAAATGTCAATAAAACCCAAAATTATGGACATTACTTTAGCTGTTGACACACAACACTGCAGATGCCATAATCAGGAGTGAGAAACACACTACTGAAggggcaggtcaagcagcatctgtggaggcagaactACGGTCGACATTTCAGTTTGAGACGCAATATCTGGATACTCTCagtctgctgaattcctccagcattttgttttctgcAACGTTTAGGTTTTCTTATTTTTTTATTGTTGAAACTAATATATTGGTAAATCTTTCTGAAGACTGCACTATTTTATAATGAACTAATGTTTTTTGCTTTGAACCTTTCAGTAGAAATGACTAAAGGAAAGTAATTGCGTTGatttactttttagtttagtttagagatacggcgtggaaacaggcccttttggcctaccggatctgcgccgaccagcgatccctgcacattaacactgtcctatagccactagggacaatttgtacatttactaaaccaattaacctacaaacctgtatgtctttggagttaaTGGTTATAAATCACTGAAATGCTAAATCATGTTATGTCTTTGGCCTATTCCTTACCTAATTTTATTAACCAAACAACACAGTCCTAGACCAGCATCTAATAGATTCACTACTAACAATGTTACCTGTTTCTCTACTTCTTTCTACATTTTCTCCTCAGTATCCTGGCCTTTACATTTGACGTTTTAGGAGGCCAATGTTGTTCAAATAATCATGTACATTTcccgtagtgggagagtctagaatcagagggcacagtctcaaaataaaagaactgcagatgaagaggaatttctttatctaGAGCAGTGCTTCTTAGATTGGTGAAtggtgaatgaaattattttgggggtgaattagttaatttatgttttttgctcatgtgacaaaataaatgataTATTAAATtacacacaagggagaataagacagAAATTATCAaaaaaacattagaaaatttagtcaagggtgaatgaaattttgtgataaagactcaagagTGAATGACATTGAAATAGTTTAAAAAGTACTGGtctagagggtggtaaatctatggaattcactgccacagatggcggtggagaccaagtcatttggAATTTTTAAAGCGGTGAATGATTTTGTTCCTGATTAGTAATCGTGTAATTAGtaaacagttacagggagaaggcaggagaatggggttgacagggaaaaatagatcagccatgattgaatgaccaaataccgctcctatgtcttatggtcgaaTATGTCCATCTGCCCTCCTATTTTTTGTATTCTTCCCTGGAGAAAGCATTAAAGAAACAGTCATCTAACGGTTAGATCATAGATCTACCATTTTGGAATTGCAAAAGGTTGAATTCCAGCATAAAGGTCAAAGTACATCTATTTAATGAATGGATGAAGAAATAAAACCGATAAGCTATTCTATCCTTCCTGCCGGCTCTACCAAGTAGTAAAAGTTCGTAAAATCAAGGTTGAGATCCCGCAACAATCATTGCTGACTGAGTAAGCAACTTAATTTTCTTGCTGAATGCCCAGATCCTTAATTATCCATATGTTCAAACATGTACCAAATCTgtcttttagaaaaaaaacattttttttcaatctgAGACACGATGGAAAGTAAAAATAACACAAAACTACAATTTTTAAATATAGACTGTATGATCTGGGCCAAGTCAGTCACATTCACGTAAAGCAAAATATTGCAggtcagaaatctgaaataaaaacagaaaatactttaATACTCTGGTCAGGTAGAAACTGACGAGAGAGAAAGAAGAGTTCATGCTTCATCAGAAAACCACCatcaaactgaaatgttaactccattTGCTTCtcttaagatgctgcctgacctgctgtgtactTCAACATTTTCTGTATTATAGTGGTCTTGGTTATCATTTGTGCATAGATTAACTTCTAAAAACGACAAACTAGCTTGACGTTCTGCGTTTGAATTAATTTGGTCAACAACAAGTAAAATTATATTGCTGCAATGAGGGCGAGACAGATGGAACGACCTGTCCATTATCTTGGAAGCAAACAACAATTATTCCAATATTGAAGTAACAGATATCATTGAATAATTACTTAAAGACGTTTCTACCTCAAGTGCACCTTCAGTGCAGATGGCTGAGAAAACTTTGCATGGCATACAGTGCATTCGTAAggtttgtctccagtgtgtgtccTTTCATGGAGCCTCAAGGCAGTTTTGGAACTCAGTCCTTTACCACACTGCAAGCATAGATGGCGCTCTCCACCGCCCTCGTGTACTTGGAGGATATGCCGTTTCACGTCCTTTTTCCTTTTAAACTTTTTGCCGCAGATTGTGCACGGGAAGCGACGTTCCTCAACGTGGACATGTCTTTGGTGGCTCTTTAAGTTGCAGCGATTTGCAAAAGTCTGGTTGCAGGTCTCGCAGCGGTATATGATTTCTGGAGTAATACCGTGGTTTTGTTCGATGTGCTTCAAGTAGCTTTTCTCATACTGAAAGTCTTTCTCACATTTGTCGCACTTGAAATTTCCACCCCTTCTCTTCTTCTCATTCTCATCTGGTGTCTTTCTGGTGTCCTCATCCAATTCAAACTCGCTATCGTCACTTTCTGGttcttcctcctcatcttcaacaTCATCTCCCTCCATCATCTCCTCATCATCTGCCTCCTCAACAACAACCTCTGCTGTTGTTTCCTTCTTGACTTGGTCTTCAAtattttgattaccttcgaccaaGGCCAATTTTACAGATTCTTCTTCCAGGCCTTGTTTAACCTTCTCCTGCTCTTTGAGTTTGCGTGTATATTTCTTTTTGGGAATTTCTAAAAAGACTTTTCGGCCGGCCAGCCTACCGCTAACTCGTTTTGCCTTTACATTCAGCGGTTTCCCCGTTTTCTTGTCCTTTTCCGATTTTTCCCAGCCTTTGGTTCTGGTAGTTGTGGGCACCACATTCAAATCGCTATCATGAACTTTCTCTTCCTTCGAAATATCTTGGCTAGAGGATTCTTCGCAGTTGTGTGCTTTGGAAGGTATTACAGTTGCAGTTTGAGCAGGAGTGGAGACATAATCTCTCAGTTCTTTGGTGTCTTTAAGATCCTCGGCTCCATGGGAATCAGCCAAATTGCCCAGGTCCATCAGAGCAGTCTCAAGTATCTGTGTTTTCACCTGACTGCAGACTTCCGCAAGCTCCTTGCATTTCAACTTCTCCGCAATCTCCTGTATCCTTTGTACCCTCTCGGCTTCAACCTCCACTTTTGCTGTATAGACAAAATCCAGAAAAGAGGCAAAGTCTGCTGTGTAGATATCTTGCAGAGTTACTACAGTAATTTTAGTGTTCACCATTTCATTAAGGAACAGTTCTCTGAAGTAACTGctggctgcagccaacacagcTTTATGAGCAACAAATTCCTCTTTGTTTCCCTGATGTTCTATCTGTACTGTCACGTCACAGAAGTAGCATAAGATGCGGAGTTTGTGCATTTCTTCCAACAGGTTTTTAGGGGCTGCCTTTGACTCCAGTACAACTTGATTGCTTACCATCTTCCTTTATGTTCAACCCCTGTAACAAAAAAGTTACTCTGTCAAACTCGACAATTATGATTTACTACATTCTGAACTTTAGAAGACAGAAGATCAACACGATGAAAACTGATCGCATAAACAACTCTTTTGAAGTCTGGAGTTAAATTACTTAACTGCTAGATATGTAAAAACATTGGAGAATATAATTAGGTTTAAAaattcagcatgaaaacaggcaccttctgcccattgagtccatgccgaccattcatTACCTGTTCTCaaccgttctatgttatcccacattaccAACTCCCTACATACTGGGGCCAATTTGCCTaaagacccgcacgtctttgggatgtgggaggaaactggaggaaagccacgcagtcgcagggaaaagggtaaactccatacagacaacatccgaggtcaagactgaacccggatctctggtgctgtgaggcagcagctccaccggctgtgccactctgctgcccaatATATATAGTAGTCTAGAGTAATATAAATAATCTATCCAGTCAAAacaagcatccgcagttccttcccatatgATTGTCTAATCTATTCAATCGCATTTATCAAACCTGCCATTTAAGAAACtagtctggtgaatctttggaCCGATTCCCCGACTgcaatctttttttaaaatgaGGTAAGGAAAATTGTAGATAATACTTCGGCTGGAGTTTTACCGTGGTCTTGTTCAATTAGGCTTGTATTTCAATTGTCAAGCAATAAAGGCCAACCTATAATTTTCAATCCTAATTACACTGGCAACTTGTGCACAAGAACGCCCAAGTTCCTTTGACCAGAAATGTGCCCACCATTGCTGTTTCTTCCtttgaagtggataacctcctatGTTTCACATTGTGCATCACTATATATTGCCCACTCCCCGAGCCTGTGCACATCTCTTTGAAGACAATTTGCATCTTCTTCACAACTCCCCCACCATTCCCATTAATTTTTTGCCACCAGTAAACTTGGAAGTTTTACCTTTAGTTAACGCGCCCAAATTATTATGAATCGTTTGAACTCTATTCACAAAACAGTTTTCCAACTTTCAAAAAGataagacactaaaagctggagtaactcagcgggacaggcagcatccctggagcattctctctctccccgccacgggtaccatgtaatcccatgctatctgcgccatggtcggatagtcagcgactTAACCGTCTACCCCACCtgttttgccaggtgaggagggggctgtagatcccagcaggaccaaaaacaagacccatcgaagggcagatgagctcctagcgagctagcttaaaatggcctgtttcctttgtcatcgttactttttttgcatatctttcattcattgttctttatctctccatatcactgtctatatcactttttttccttatccctaaccagtctgaagaaaggtctcgacccgaaacatcacccattccttctctccagagatgctgcctgtcccgctgagttactccagctttttatacctatctttggtttaaaccagtatctgcaattccttcttacacattccaaCTTGCAAAGTTGGCTCATTTGGAACTGATCAACTTTCAATCCATTCTAAGATGTGCTCTAACCTTATTTCCCAATCTCCTGCTTGGGACATTTTTGAAAGTCTTCTGAAAACCCAAGCATAAGTGCATTGGCTCCCCCTCAACAAACGGCAATAGATTAGTCAAATCTGATTTACCAttcattaaaggtagacacaaaactcagcgagccaggcagcatcgctggagagaaggaatggatgaagtttcgggtcgagacccttcttcagaatgatgtcaggggagtgggtggtacagagatagaagactagtgggagacagtaggactggtgggagaactgggaagggggagaggggatggagagagagggaaaacaagggctatttgaagttagacaagtcaatgttaataccgctggggtgtaagctacccaagcggaatatgaggtgctgttcctccaatttgcgctgggtctcactctgacaatggaggaggcccaggacagaaaggtcagattgggaatgggagggggagttaaagtgctgaacaactgggagatctggcaggttcaggcagactgagtggaggtgttcagtgaaacgatcgccgagccctcgcttgatctcgccgatgtagagatgttgacacctggaacagcggatacagtagatgaggtttgaggaggtgcaagtgaacctctgcctcacctggaaagactgtcggggtccttgaatgtagtcgagggaggtgttgggacaggtgttgcatctcctgcagttgcaggggaaagtatctggggagggggtggaaagggACGAGGGAGGAGTTAAccatggagttgcggagggaacagtctctgcggaaagcagaacggggtggagatggaaagatgtggccagtagtgggatcccgtcgaaggtggtgaaaatgttggaggattatatgttgtttacgacggctggtggggtggaaggtgaggaccagggggggactctgtccttgttacgaatgggggggagggggagcaagagcggaactgcgggatatcgaggagaccctagtgagagcctcatctacagtataatggaagaggggaacccaaaTTTCcccaagaatgaggacatctccgatgacctggtatagaaaacctcatcctgggcgcagatgcggcatagacgaaggaattgggagtaggggatagagtctctacaggaagcagggtgggaagaagtgtagtctatctTTCATTAATCCATCTTGACTGTGCTCAATTGTATAGTCATTTTGTGACTAAATTGGcataaacattttgttttcacaagTTGAttgttccctattttctctcaccTTTCTCCAATAATGAGCTTATATTGGCTTCCCTCCAATTTGTAGGGTCAACCTCAAATCCTACAGAATTTTGGAAGGCAAGAACCAGATTATCTTCTGTCTCTCCTTCCTGTGCACCTCTGGCTGATAGTTCATAATCTTTGGATGTAACAGTTTTCAGGCACATTATCTGCTCTAGTAGTATTCCTGTACTAACACTTTTTTTCTGGCATTTCCTCTTTTGTACTGGTTCTTCAAAGTTGGTATTATCCCAAGTGGAACCAAACTTTCAGTAAATGTtagcgggcggcatggtggcgcagcagtagagtagcagccttacagcgtcagagacctgggttcgatgcggactaggggtgcttgtctgtacggagtttgtacgttctccctgtgacctgtgtgagtttcctcccacattccaaagatatacaggtttgtaggctaattggcttggtataaatgtaaattgtccctagtgtgtgtaggatagtgttagtgtgcggggatcgctggtcagcgcggacctggagggctgaagggcctgtttccatgctgtatctctaaaataaactaaaactgattcTAGCTTCTGGAATCCTGACATCTGCTTAACAAAGTTGCCTTCCTCTCCTACACAACATGGTTCTCCTTAGCCCACAGGCTGATTCAACATGCAGCTTAATTATTCCACGGATCAGTGGCCTATCCTGTATTGACTCCCTCATCCAAACGTTAAAGGCCTGAAAGCCCAATAAGTCAtgtgatcataagtgataggagcaaattaggccattcggcctatcaagcctactccgccattaaatccctccctcctaaccccattctactgccatctcctcataacctctgacacccactctgataaatatattaactAATTTTGTGGAAGTGGGAATagtcaaaatgatttaaaaaaaacttactgTGAGGTTCAGTATGCCAGAATTAAATTTATCACGACTGTCAAGATGATCGCCATTCTGTACTTGAGGTACAACTGCAAAGTAAATGCATGTGTGGTTAAGATTTCAACTAAAAACAGCACAACGTTAACAGATGGCTCAATTAGTAAAACCGACATTCACTCGTTTATGTCCTTCAAGTTCTTACAACGAGGAGAATTTACAGTCTTTACTGGAAAAGCAAACATACTATttatatggtagacaaaaatgctggagaaactcagcgggtgaggcagcatctatggagcgaaggaaataggcatgtttcggcccgaaacgttgcctgtttccttcgctccatagatgctgcctcacctgctgagtttctcccgcatttttgtctaccttcgattttccagcatctgcagttccttcttaaagatctGCATCCATTCACTGGGAGTAAAACAGCTTGTATTGAATAGGTGGATGGTGGAACATGATCTCTTGAGGTGCATTCTCCTTTCCCCATGTGGAATAAACTTAATAGCATACCACTCTTTAATATAACAGCATACAATCTCACAttgtgtcagattcagattaatttaCTGTCATACGCACAAGAGTGCGGTGAAATTTTTTGTTTGCACAAAACACATAGAGCACACAGTATACATGACAATGATGGacccaacaataaatacaacgacGAATGTAAAACAACAGGAACAGCGAAATTTTGCAAAGACAATACACAGGGGCatcaagggacaattttaacatcaactcgataaattaaattaatatgaATCTAATTCTGGTATTTCTCACTTGAACGATTTACacctcatttccatttcaataccTTTACTGCTGCTCAAGCACTTACACAGAGTCAAGCAGGAATAAGCaaacacatgcatacatacacacaaacacaattagaaaatatgTCCAGCCCTATCCTTTCCACGCCATCTCCGTTGTTTTACAATTGGCAGGCAAGAGTACCGActgttgatttagtttagtttagagatacagcgtagaaacagacccttcagcccaccaagaccgtgccgaccagcgatccccgcacaataacaccattctacacactagggacaatttacaattttatcaaagccaattaacctacaaacctatacgtctttggagtgtggaaggaaaccggagcatggaacatacaaactctgtgcagacagcagccgtagtcaggattgaacccgggtctctggcgctgtaaggcagcaactctaccgctgcaccactgtgctgcccttaaagtGATTTATTGTTAAAAATCTATTTCTGCTACCTTATTACTGACTTTGTTAGAGGGACTTTCACAAAGTCTTATTACTTTCTGCTTGACCCTGGTAGAATTGGAACCCCACAATCCCATGctcttcctgcatctgcagttccttcttgaacacaatcccATGTAACAGATATTTAGCGGGAGCCGTTACAGGCACACCAACTCTATGGGGAATAGATCCCCACACCGACATTCACACGGTatagtttcagtctgaagaagggtctcgacccaaaacgtcaccctttccttctctccagagatgctgcctgtcccgctgagttactccagcattttgtgtctaccttcgatttataccagcttctgcagttctttcttacacggtTTCATTGATGTTGGTTCTCACTGAATATaaagtgtcctccataatgtttgggacaaagacccatcatttatttatttgcctctgtactccacaatttgagatttgtattagaaaaaatcacatgtggttaaagtgcacattgtcagattttaatataggccatttttatacattttggtttcaccatgtagaaattagagcAATgtttatgtgaatgtgtgtgtgtatatgtgagtgtgaatgtgcgtgtgtttatttgttggtgtgtatatgtgtgaatgtgtgtgtgtttatgttagtttgtatatatgaatgtgaatgtgtgtgtgtttatgttagtgtgtatatgtgaatgtgaatgtgtgtgtgtttatttgttgccctgtatatgtgagtgtgaatgtgtgtgtgtttatgcacgtgtgtatatgtgtgtgtgtttatttgttggtgtgtatatgtgcatgtgAATGTGCATGTTTATGTTAGTGTGCatatgtgagtgtgaatgtgtgtgtgtttttatgttGGTGTGTATATGTGaatgggaatgtgtgtgtgtttatgttagtgtgaatgtgtgtgtgtttatgcacgtgtgtatgtgagtgtgaatgtgtgtgtgtttatttgttggtgtgtatatatgagtgtgaatgtgtgtgtttatgttagtgtgtatatgtgagtgtgaatgtgtgtgttaatagaaacatagaaaataggtgcaggagtaggctattcggcacttcgagcctgcaccgccattcaatatgatcatggctgatcattcaactcagtatcctgtacctgccttctctccacgccccctgatccctttagccacaagggccacatctaactccctcttaaatatagccaatgaactggcctcaactaccttctgtggcagagaattccacagattcaccactctctgtgtaaaaaatgattttctcatctcggtcctaaaggacttccctcttatccttaaactgtgatcccttattctggacttccccaacatcgggaacaatcttcccgcatctagcctgtccaaccccttaagaattttgtaagtttctataagattcccccctcaatcttctaaattctagtgagtacaagccgagtctatccagtctttctccatatgaaagtcctgacatcccaggaatcagtctggtgaaccttctctgtactccctc carries:
- the gzf1 gene encoding GDNF-inducible zinc finger protein 1, encoding MVSNQVVLESKAAPKNLLEEMHKLRILCYFCDVTVQIEHQGNKEEFVAHKAVLAAASSYFRELFLNEMVNTKITVVTLQDIYTADFASFLDFVYTAKVEVEAERVQRIQEIAEKLKCKELAEVCSQVKTQILETALMDLGNLADSHGAEDLKDTKELRDYVSTPAQTATVIPSKAHNCEESSSQDISKEEKVHDSDLNVVPTTTRTKGWEKSEKDKKTGKPLNVKAKRVSGRLAGRKVFLEIPKKKYTRKLKEQEKVKQGLEEESVKLALVEGNQNIEDQVKKETTAEVVVEEADDEEMMEGDDVEDEEEEPESDDSEFELDEDTRKTPDENEKKRRGGNFKCDKCEKDFQYEKSYLKHIEQNHGITPEIIYRCETCNQTFANRCNLKSHQRHVHVEERRFPCTICGKKFKRKKDVKRHILQVHEGGGERHLCLQCGKGLSSKTALRLHERTHTGDKPYECTVCHAKFSQPSALKVHLRVHTGEKPFACDECGARFTQNHMLIYHKRSHTGEKPFMCETCGKSFASKEYLKHHNRIHTGSKPFICGICFRAFAQRNSLHQHLRVHTGERPYCCDQCGKQFTQLNALQRHYRIHSGEKPFMCSACGRTFTDKSTLRRHASVHDKNARWQSFLVTLDEGTKKGHARRTDLHAFVDCEQVSPTDAQDSSASCTELNAVTLHRNISGGHEQEASGTSGWRAADLPSITMVTQGTSMAVTFNELAVLHTPTDLVQPHLHTLANVEQLGAASSQGLVLDNVALEKNGATNTSIVTTISVPACLAMTGHMNNMLTHAAGGGQMPSGLPVTLAAGSSQLTVMQSSNLSVLQNTVNGVTNIQM